A stretch of bacterium DNA encodes these proteins:
- a CDS encoding SIR2 family protein — MVTEPTVLILGAGASKPYRFPLGAELRDEVLRVKWQEEQYDELKHIGIDPDHYGMFEHVLRRSGAASVDAFLEDDDRSVQEGRFLGIGKAAMAYCMLQAERKTREHLFPPNQPADHWYQSLWGIIKAPTWEEYCAQPLAIVTFNYDRSLEFYLSEVINFEYSMHPVFDQSEIPIMHVHGSLGPFSSETYGSGVSPDLIDAAVNSIRVVHEAHIEDSEFQHVRTMITSATKVLFVGFGYADANMKKLGIPEGLHRQKWGDNPQILGTHKGINAPRWRRLCDQLRFSPGADKTGGGKISAFIEDRLH, encoded by the coding sequence ATGGTTACCGAACCAACTGTGCTCATTCTGGGTGCTGGGGCGAGCAAACCTTATCGCTTCCCTCTGGGAGCCGAACTGCGTGACGAAGTCCTGCGGGTAAAATGGCAGGAAGAACAGTATGACGAACTCAAGCACATTGGTATTGATCCCGACCACTACGGAATGTTCGAACACGTATTGCGGCGATCGGGGGCAGCCTCAGTTGATGCTTTTCTTGAGGACGACGATCGTAGTGTGCAGGAAGGACGTTTCCTTGGCATTGGAAAGGCTGCGATGGCGTACTGTATGCTGCAAGCTGAACGAAAAACCAGGGAGCACCTATTTCCACCTAATCAACCAGCAGATCACTGGTACCAATCGCTATGGGGTATCATCAAAGCCCCAACTTGGGAAGAATACTGCGCTCAACCGCTCGCCATTGTGACATTCAACTACGATCGTTCACTGGAGTTCTACTTGAGCGAAGTGATCAACTTCGAGTACTCCATGCATCCTGTGTTTGACCAGTCTGAAATCCCGATCATGCATGTACATGGAAGCTTAGGGCCCTTCTCGAGCGAGACCTATGGATCAGGCGTGAGTCCAGATCTGATCGACGCTGCCGTCAACAGCATTCGAGTCGTTCATGAGGCGCATATCGAGGACTCCGAATTCCAACATGTACGAACCATGATCACCAGTGCGACTAAGGTGCTATTCGTAGGATTCGGGTACGCAGACGCGAACATGAAGAAACTTGGAATCCCCGAGGGTCTGCATAGACAAAAATGGGGAGATAATCCCCAGATCCTCGGAACACATAAAGGGATCAATGCACCCCGGTGGCGACGGCTTTGTGATCAGCTACGTTTCAGCCCAGGAGCTGATAAAACGGGTGGCGGGAAGATTTCAGCTTTTATCGAGGACCGGTTGCATTGA